One stretch of Armigeres subalbatus isolate Guangzhou_Male chromosome 2, GZ_Asu_2, whole genome shotgun sequence DNA includes these proteins:
- the LOC134211310 gene encoding integrin alpha-PS5-like isoform X2: MEITNLLAALSVSFVIVAGYNVSPVPNMIFKEPANKWSTSKHQKSFFGLTVHLKQSTLFVGAPKAAMFSRRYNAVGDSGAVYNCSVLTGHCVQHTLLTDQNFVSDALMAGQYFGASMDGLPDKDLLVACTPRLTVGKDRHAVTGACYTSFNGSVYNQRQALKYYKYGSFDSAMEGFAVHVFRDNKYELRGVLTGMPDYDSVGSVFIYGEDLEKGIFLNSSMLEENGYFGYSVNTIIIDIAVGSPFEGNGAVYIFHGSSTGLLPKPSQVLKSPTSTTVQSMFGAAIAKAVDIDANKYSDIAVGSPNDDVVHLFRTYPLIRPFCSVTFSKEYISIENATVLSEHENRIEDEVSVEVCYSYKDVHERKGNKHYDFRLTLQLDPPFRRSKIGNESSHEIIVQISREISCINLEASIRASFRHLAKPITAILNYSIVHQNTASKVFCDECVIQELVSEQIANNTALLIFKPDCEEDVCLTDLKLRVKYLNFRSPFILNSTRTFELQYQASNEGESSYGTLLEIIFSRNISIVKAMDFCEIGSDSISCLINNGQALQRGKIVIVNITLSATDFDGSSLDFEARLFGDGNETFTDDNFIKSFIELVRHSTVSIAGTYNPSYLNGNAEQNVSIDLKFLLDNYGPSNIQNANVTISIPVLFKQIPLIDLNSTDLKISYAGNRIEETVEFTDFNRFNKSNHIIQRNSSMQQLVHKKGTILNCSDEFITCTSMMFLLEEFPALDEPVRIELKMTIFPHAMTNLMPEDVETLSLYVDFDIGVPSGAVTLITSGSLVLFRTIQTDLLWVYVTSAAIGLAVLMMITRAMYKRNFFKRMTLLDMEQKLNKASKSILDEGSIMMVNEPFPNQTAEMAVIEGTTKSTT, translated from the exons ATGGAGATAACTAATTTACTTGCTGCACTTTCTGTATCGTTCGTCATCGTTGCGGGATACAATGTCTCACCGGTTCCCAATATGATTTTCAAAGAACCTGCGAATAAATGGAGCACCTCCAAACACCAAAAATCATTCTTCGGCCTAACAGTGCACCTCAAACAGAGCACCTTGTTCGTAGGAGCACCCAAGGCAGCAATGTTCAGTCGGAGGTATAATGCGGTCGGTGATTCAGGTGCCGTTTATAACTGCAGTGTTCTAACAGGTCACTGTGTGCAGCATACTTTGCTGACCGATCAAAACTTTGTGAGTGATGCGTTGATGGCTGGCCAATATTTTGGCGCCTCGATGGATGGGCTACCAGATAAGGATTTGCTAGTGGCATGCACACCGCGACTAACTGTGGGGAAAGATCGCCATGCTGTAACCGGGGCCTGTTACACTAGCTTCAATGGATCGGTCTACAATCAACGACAGGCCTTAAAATATTACAAGT ATGGATCTTTCGACTCGGCGATGGAAGGGTTTGCAGTGCATGTCTTCAGAGATAATAAATATGAGCTAAGAGGAGTACTTACCGGAATGCCTGACTACGATTCTGTTGGATCGGTATTCATTTATGGCGAAGATTTGGAAAAAGGCATttttttgaactcatcaatgttGGAAGAAAATGGCTATTTTGGGTACAGTGTGAACACCATTATTATTG ACATTGCTGTAGGTTCACCATTCGAGGGAAATGGTGCCGTCTACATATTTCACGGAAGTTCAACAGGTCTACTGCCCAAACCTTCCCAGGTCTTAAAGAGTCCAACATCCACGACTGTTCAGTCCATGTTTGGAGCAGCTATTGCCAAAGCGGTCGATATCGATGCAAACAAGTACAGTGACATTGCTGTTGGATCGCCAAATGATGATGTGGTGCATCTATTTCGAACCTATCCACTCATTCGTCCGTTCTGCAGTGTGACTTTTTCAAAGGAGTACATTTCAATCGAGAATGCAACAGTACTATCGGAACACGAAAATAGAATTGAGGACGAAGTATCCGTTGAAGTATGTTATTCATATAAAGATGTTCATGAACGCAAAGGCAACAAACACTATG ATTTCAGATTAACACTTCAACTAGACCCCCCATTTAGGCGTTCTAAGATAGGCAACGAGTCATCCCacgaaattattgttcaaatatCTCGTGAAATATCGTGCATCAATTTGGAAGCTTCGATTCGGGCATCGTTTCGACATCTAGCAAAACCCATTACAGCAATACTGAATTATTCAATTGTTCATCAGAATACTGCGAGCAAAGTCTTCTGCGATGAATGTGTGATTCAGGAGCTGGTATCTGAACAAATAGCTAACAACACCGCGCTACTCATTTTCAAGCCCGACTGCGAAGAGGATGTGTGTCTTACCGATCTAAAACTACGTGTTAAATACTTAAACTTTCGATCACCATTCATACTGAATAGTACTCGGACTTTTGAACTACAATACCAAGCTAGTAACGAGGGAGAATCTTCTTATGGGACACTGTTGgagattattttttcaagaaatattagcATCGTGAAAGCGATGGACTTTTGTGAAATTGGTTCTGACTCTATAAGTTGTCTGATAAATAACGGACAAGCACTACAACGAGGGAAGATTGTAATTGTTAACATAACTTTGAGTGCAACTGACTTTGATGGGAGCTCTTTGGATTTCGAAGCCCGTTTATTTGGTGATGGTAACGAAACATTTACCGATGAtaattttataaaaagtttTATTGAGCTGGTGAGACACAGCACTGTTTCGATTGCAGg GACATACAATCCATCTTACCTCAACGGAAATGCAGAACAGAATGTTTCCatagatttgaaatttttgctcGATAACTATGGACCCAGCAATATACAAAATGCCAACGTAACAATATCCATACCCGTTTTGTTCAAGCAAATACCACTGATCGATTTAAACTCTACCGATCTGAAG ATATCATATGCAGGTAACCGTATTGAAGAGACAGTAGAGTTTACGGATTTCAACAGATTCAACAAGTCAAATCACATTATTCAGCGCAACTCTAGCATGCAGCAGCTGGTCCATAAAAAAGGCACTATCCTCAACTGCTCTGACGAATTTATTACATGTACAAGCATGATGTTCTTACTGGAAGAGTTCCCAGCATTAGATGAGCCCGTACGGATTGAACTAAAAATGACGATATTCCCCCATGCGATGACTAACTTGATGCCCGAAGACGTCGAGACCCTTTCCTTATATGTAGATTTCGATATTGGTGTCCCATCTGGCGCAGTGACTCTTATCACCTCTGGAAGTCTGGTGCTGTTTCGCACTATTCAAACCGATCTACTATGGGTGTACGTGACTTCGGCTGCAATTGGTTTGGCGGTGCTGATGATGATTACACGAGCCATGTATAAG CGCAACTTTTTCAAACGAATGACGCTATTGGATATGGAGCAGAAGCTAAATAAAGCG
- the LOC134211310 gene encoding integrin alpha-PS5-like isoform X1 produces the protein MEITNLLAALSVSFVIVAGYNVSPVPNMIFKEPANKWSTSKHQKSFFGLTVHLKQSTLFVGAPKAAMFSRRYNAVGDSGAVYNCSVLTGHCVQHTLLTDQNFVSDALMAGQYFGASMDGLPDKDLLVACTPRLTVGKDRHAVTGACYTSFNGSVYNQRQALKYYKYGSFDSAMEGFAVHVFRDNKYELRGVLTGMPDYDSVGSVFIYGEDLEKGIFLNSSMLEENGYFGYSVNTIIIGKKSIYVVGAPRSGKVYVFEISKVVRNLAQMSVHMILSSGKFGDYFGYSLCTEDVNRDGLADVMVGAPFQSSDTVSDTGAVYVYLNRGLDSSGLVILEQQVILVSEYRGSGQFGYSISVMGDLNHDEYNDIAVGSPFEGNGAVYIFHGSSTGLLPKPSQVLKSPTSTTVQSMFGAAIAKAVDIDANKYSDIAVGSPNDDVVHLFRTYPLIRPFCSVTFSKEYISIENATVLSEHENRIEDEVSVEVCYSYKDVHERKGNKHYDFRLTLQLDPPFRRSKIGNESSHEIIVQISREISCINLEASIRASFRHLAKPITAILNYSIVHQNTASKVFCDECVIQELVSEQIANNTALLIFKPDCEEDVCLTDLKLRVKYLNFRSPFILNSTRTFELQYQASNEGESSYGTLLEIIFSRNISIVKAMDFCEIGSDSISCLINNGQALQRGKIVIVNITLSATDFDGSSLDFEARLFGDGNETFTDDNFIKSFIELVRHSTVSIAGTYNPSYLNGNAEQNVSIDLKFLLDNYGPSNIQNANVTISIPVLFKQIPLIDLNSTDLKISYAGNRIEETVEFTDFNRFNKSNHIIQRNSSMQQLVHKKGTILNCSDEFITCTSMMFLLEEFPALDEPVRIELKMTIFPHAMTNLMPEDVETLSLYVDFDIGVPSGAVTLITSGSLVLFRTIQTDLLWVYVTSAAIGLAVLMMITRAMYKRNFFKRMTLLDMEQKLNKASKSILDEGSIMMVNEPFPNQTAEMAVIEGTTKSTT, from the exons ATGGAGATAACTAATTTACTTGCTGCACTTTCTGTATCGTTCGTCATCGTTGCGGGATACAATGTCTCACCGGTTCCCAATATGATTTTCAAAGAACCTGCGAATAAATGGAGCACCTCCAAACACCAAAAATCATTCTTCGGCCTAACAGTGCACCTCAAACAGAGCACCTTGTTCGTAGGAGCACCCAAGGCAGCAATGTTCAGTCGGAGGTATAATGCGGTCGGTGATTCAGGTGCCGTTTATAACTGCAGTGTTCTAACAGGTCACTGTGTGCAGCATACTTTGCTGACCGATCAAAACTTTGTGAGTGATGCGTTGATGGCTGGCCAATATTTTGGCGCCTCGATGGATGGGCTACCAGATAAGGATTTGCTAGTGGCATGCACACCGCGACTAACTGTGGGGAAAGATCGCCATGCTGTAACCGGGGCCTGTTACACTAGCTTCAATGGATCGGTCTACAATCAACGACAGGCCTTAAAATATTACAAGT ATGGATCTTTCGACTCGGCGATGGAAGGGTTTGCAGTGCATGTCTTCAGAGATAATAAATATGAGCTAAGAGGAGTACTTACCGGAATGCCTGACTACGATTCTGTTGGATCGGTATTCATTTATGGCGAAGATTTGGAAAAAGGCATttttttgaactcatcaatgttGGAAGAAAATGGCTATTTTGGGTACAGTGTGAACACCATTATTATTGGTAAGAAATCGATTTATGTTGTTGGTGCGCCACGATCAGGAAAGGTCTACGTGTTTGAAATAAGTAAAGTTGTTAGGAATTTGGCTCAAATGTCTGTGCACATGATTCTTTCATCTGGTAAATTTGGAGACTACTTCGGATATTCGTTGTGCACCGAAGATGTGAACAGGGATGGGCTAGCGGATGTGATGGTCGGTGCTCCTTTTCAATCAAGCGATACTGTGAGTGATACTGGAGCAGTTTATGTATATCTTAACCGCGGGTTGGATTCGAGTGGTTTGGTTATACTTGAACAGCAGGTGATCCTAGTATCGGAATACCGTGGAAGTGGACAGTTTGGATACTCTATTTCAGTTATGGGAGATTTGAATCATGATGAATATAATG ACATTGCTGTAGGTTCACCATTCGAGGGAAATGGTGCCGTCTACATATTTCACGGAAGTTCAACAGGTCTACTGCCCAAACCTTCCCAGGTCTTAAAGAGTCCAACATCCACGACTGTTCAGTCCATGTTTGGAGCAGCTATTGCCAAAGCGGTCGATATCGATGCAAACAAGTACAGTGACATTGCTGTTGGATCGCCAAATGATGATGTGGTGCATCTATTTCGAACCTATCCACTCATTCGTCCGTTCTGCAGTGTGACTTTTTCAAAGGAGTACATTTCAATCGAGAATGCAACAGTACTATCGGAACACGAAAATAGAATTGAGGACGAAGTATCCGTTGAAGTATGTTATTCATATAAAGATGTTCATGAACGCAAAGGCAACAAACACTATG ATTTCAGATTAACACTTCAACTAGACCCCCCATTTAGGCGTTCTAAGATAGGCAACGAGTCATCCCacgaaattattgttcaaatatCTCGTGAAATATCGTGCATCAATTTGGAAGCTTCGATTCGGGCATCGTTTCGACATCTAGCAAAACCCATTACAGCAATACTGAATTATTCAATTGTTCATCAGAATACTGCGAGCAAAGTCTTCTGCGATGAATGTGTGATTCAGGAGCTGGTATCTGAACAAATAGCTAACAACACCGCGCTACTCATTTTCAAGCCCGACTGCGAAGAGGATGTGTGTCTTACCGATCTAAAACTACGTGTTAAATACTTAAACTTTCGATCACCATTCATACTGAATAGTACTCGGACTTTTGAACTACAATACCAAGCTAGTAACGAGGGAGAATCTTCTTATGGGACACTGTTGgagattattttttcaagaaatattagcATCGTGAAAGCGATGGACTTTTGTGAAATTGGTTCTGACTCTATAAGTTGTCTGATAAATAACGGACAAGCACTACAACGAGGGAAGATTGTAATTGTTAACATAACTTTGAGTGCAACTGACTTTGATGGGAGCTCTTTGGATTTCGAAGCCCGTTTATTTGGTGATGGTAACGAAACATTTACCGATGAtaattttataaaaagtttTATTGAGCTGGTGAGACACAGCACTGTTTCGATTGCAGg GACATACAATCCATCTTACCTCAACGGAAATGCAGAACAGAATGTTTCCatagatttgaaatttttgctcGATAACTATGGACCCAGCAATATACAAAATGCCAACGTAACAATATCCATACCCGTTTTGTTCAAGCAAATACCACTGATCGATTTAAACTCTACCGATCTGAAG ATATCATATGCAGGTAACCGTATTGAAGAGACAGTAGAGTTTACGGATTTCAACAGATTCAACAAGTCAAATCACATTATTCAGCGCAACTCTAGCATGCAGCAGCTGGTCCATAAAAAAGGCACTATCCTCAACTGCTCTGACGAATTTATTACATGTACAAGCATGATGTTCTTACTGGAAGAGTTCCCAGCATTAGATGAGCCCGTACGGATTGAACTAAAAATGACGATATTCCCCCATGCGATGACTAACTTGATGCCCGAAGACGTCGAGACCCTTTCCTTATATGTAGATTTCGATATTGGTGTCCCATCTGGCGCAGTGACTCTTATCACCTCTGGAAGTCTGGTGCTGTTTCGCACTATTCAAACCGATCTACTATGGGTGTACGTGACTTCGGCTGCAATTGGTTTGGCGGTGCTGATGATGATTACACGAGCCATGTATAAG CGCAACTTTTTCAAACGAATGACGCTATTGGATATGGAGCAGAAGCTAAATAAAGCG